The DNA window CAGGCGTATGTGTTCATACACTTGAAGGCCACGAAAGACGAGTGACATGTTTAACTGCTTTTACAGATGGCAAACTAGCCTCGGGATCCTACAAACCGATAATCAAAATCTGGGATATAACGACAGGGGTATGTGTTCAAACACTTGAGGGCCATAGTAACAACGTGACAACTATAATCGCTTTAACAGATGGCAAACTGGCCTCGGGATCACTAGACAATACGGTCAGAATCTGGGATACAACTGCAAGTATAAATGTTCAGACGTTTGAAGGCCATAACAAACTTGTAGAGTCAGTGGCCTTTTCAGGAGACAGGAGGTATATGGCTTCAGGATCAGGTGATAAAACAATCAAGATCTGGGATACAGCTACTGGGATGTGTGTTCAAACACTCAAAGGCCATGGTAGAATGGTGGGATCAGTGTCTCTCTCAGAAGATGGCAAGCTGCTAGCTTCAGGATCAGATGACGAAACGGTCAAGATCTGGGATACAGTTACTGGGATGTGCGTCCAAACACTCAAAGGCCATGATGACAGGTTGAGATCAGTGGCTCTCTCAGAGGACGGCAAGCTGCTCGCTTCAGGATCATATGACGAAACGGTCAAGATCTGGGATACAGTTACTGGGATGTGCGTCCAAACACTCAAAGGCCATAATGACTGGGTGAGATCAGTGGCTCTCTCAAAAGATGGGAACAAGGTGGCTTCAGGGTCGTTTGGTCGGACCGTCAAGTTCTGGAATACAGCTACAGGCGAATGCGTACAGACGCTGCCCGTCGGTATATTTACTCAGCTTTCCTTTGATGAGGGAAAGGCGTCCCACCTCCAAACCAACTTTGGGATTCTAAATTTGGACGCAGGGCCAGTCGTCAATAAGCCAAGATCGTCTGTACTTTTCACAGGCTATGGGATAAATGCAGCCGGCTCGTGGATTACAAGAGATGGTAAACCGTTACTTTGGCTCCCCTTGGACTACCGACCGACAGCTTCAGCTATAAGGGGATCGACGGTTGTTATAGGCAGTTTCTCAGGCCGTGTCTGGATGCTGCAGTTCTCAGAACAAGATGGATTCTCAGTATAGATATTTTCCAACTGCTGGtccagaaagaaaaagaaggactTCTCAAACAAGAGCACAGCTTTGTCGACTTTTCGCACCACCTATATTAATGCAGCCTCCATTGGTCACAATTTTGGTTAAATCGCAGGAATTCTAGCTGACAAAGGCtttcttttcgttcttcttttttttttttttttttttttttttttttttttttaaaaaaaaaaaaagagatagagagagatgaCCGCTGCATGATAGCAGCCGTGGTGGTAGATTAGTAGTGACGGAGAGATTTTTCTGACCCTGCTTCTCGAATGAGCTTACATGGATTTACTGCTAACCAGTTGCCGTATGTACAAGCTCAGTCCTGTGCACAAAGAAACCCAGCGAGCTCTTCATTGCCCTCCATCAGACCGTTATGCTGTGAATAAGGCATTGGCCAGGCACTGCATGCTACTCTAAAGTGTTCGGCTGTGAGGGCCATGCGTCTGTGCATTTATAAGCGTAGATATTGCCATAATCCTACAACAAAATCGGGCATTCGCCAATGGCCCGGTTAGCTCAATCGGTAGAGCGTGAGACTCTTAAGAGGGACACACGTTCTGATATCTCAAGGTTGCGGGTTCGACCCCCGCATTGGGCTTTTCCTATACAAAAAGATTGAAGCGGCGAATGccacatttttttttgttcacgCTgtcgaatttttttttttaactttttttttcttggtggCGTAGTTTTTCATGGCGTCTTGCCGGGTCATTGCGCTACAGGGGTGCGGCCAATCAGACTCGCCGCTAAGGACTAAAAAGGCTTTAGCGCCGATCAGAACCCAGAGATTAAATCCACACTccgaggaaaaaaagacatgacTCTGAACActgaaaaaaaggcaaaaaaaatctggCGTTCGCCGTGTCAATCTTTTGAATTTGGATAGGAAAAGCCCAATGCGGGGGTCGAACCCGCAACCTTGAGATATCAGAACGTGTGTCCCTCTTAAGAGTCTCACGCTCTACCGATTGAGCTAACCGGGCGTAGACGAACGCCTGGTTCTTGTTGTGTTCCGTCGGGCCAAATGTGCCCTATATACGATGGGCAAGTGCTGGATCATGTTAATCATGTTGCCAAGGTTCTTTTAATTTCCATTAATAGATAAATATCTatatctttctcttcttggctgtAGTGATGATGTTATATGGTAATATAGTAGGCCACAGACATTGCTATTCCACGTTTGTGTAGAACGAAGCAGGTGTCTGACCTCCAGTGGACACTACTCAAAGCAACATTATTGGAATAAGGCATTTGCAAATGAAATCAAGTCACAGAGAGCAATAAGACCCATAATTCCTCTTGACATAAATTGTATTGTCTggttatttttattcttttgaaGAAGTGACAGACTCTTATATGTACCTATGTAGATAATTCATCTCTTCCCCAACTGACCCTGTCCCTCGCTGGTCTCAGTTGCTAGGCCATAGTAACAGTAGATTAAACCACTAAAGTCCCCTAGTTATGACTGTCAAACCCGGGAAGGTCATTTCCGTCAGGGTATTTGCAGCAGTAAGGCGAGTCCTCGCTCGAAGAGTCGATGCAGACCTGCCACTCTTCAATGCATGTGGCGAATTCCGAGTTTTCGTAGCTATTCATGTAGCATTTTGCCCTAGCGGCATTGCACTCATTGATAGCCTCTTGATACTGTCCCTCGGTTCCGCGGGCTTCCAAGTCTTCGTTGCTCTCGAAGCGGGCTTCCAAGGCGGCCTGGAGAAaatgagtgagtgagtggAAATGGTGACAAGATTTGAAACATTTCGGACGATTTTTGTGACTtacggcagcagccaggGGAATGATGGCCAGAAGGATTGAGAAACGCATCTTGGAGGAttgggtttttttttggttgttgTGAAGGGTTGCTGTGGTGGTTGTGGAGGACAAGATAGGGAGGAAAGAGAGATGCATTATATAAGGGAGACGCCAATGAGGTTTGTGAGAATGAGCACCGATATTGCCTCTGGTGGCATTTGCTGAGAGAATAATTGTAGAGTGTTTGAGGCATGAGTATATGTGAATAAGGGTCTGTGTGTATTGTAAAGGAAGGAGTGCTTATTGAGATGACTGCATAGTGGTTGAAGCGTATATCGGCCAAGCGTCTTGGCTAGAGGCGTTGCTATTGCTAACCAATTTCATACCAAATATATACTGCAACCTTgaccttttttctcttgcaaTGGTGCAGGAGATTGTATTGGACAGTAGAATCCGAGATACATGACCGATTGCGAGTATAATAGAAAGTCTTTGCACACGGACCGCATATGCAACGTAGTGCGGCTAGTAATATGTGTAGCTCCCCGCAAAATCCCCCACGGAAGTGATCACATAGCTATCTTTAGGGGTATTACAAGGTAGAGTGCGTAGCTCGGAGGAGGCCTCTGTCCAAAGGATCCAATTGCAGCCTCTAATTCAAGTAAACGGATCTCTGATAGTCTAGCCCACTAGATGGGGCCTTTCCAGGTCAATTAATATCCGTGTATGGTCCTGATAGCGGCCCTGCGGCTTActgagtacatgtagtctatGTTGTGTAGCGAATTCCGTCCCGTTGAATGCCTCAATTGGTTGATTCAACAATTGCGCCGTTTGCCCCGTGGCACTTGTGCCTCTCTTACCACAACTTGAAGCCGCCAGGCACCTTGCTCTGGAACACTCCGGTCGGGTCATACTTTCTGCTGACTTGGCGGAGGAAATTCAAGTTGTCGACCCCGTAAGACGCCAGCGGTGACTGATGCGGACCTGCATAGTTTAGATACTCAAACTTCCGCAGCACTCCTTTCTGCTCAGCAACCGTCTTGACAGCCGTAAAGGCGTCTCGGCCTTTTCGGTAGATGACATCGTTGGAGCTCGAGTTCGGCCAGAGAGCAGAGATGAGAAGGACTGTTGATGTCAGAGTCAGGCCTATGGGCAAGTGCAGtgcaagtacaagtacaagtacattgCACGAGAAGATTTCGGAGCGAAACACTTACTAACGCCATTGCCATCCTTGGGCTCCAGCCCGAGAACATTTCCTCCCGTGGCGGCGGAATGTGAAAGCATCACAGATGGAAGAGGCTCAAAGGCAAAGCTCCATGTGATACCACCGGCAGGATTAAAGTCATGAATGGATTGATTGAGAGCATTGAAAATGCCCAGCATGGCCTCGCTCGAGGTTCCAAAGGTTATCGTGGCGAAGAGCCAGTTCCTATCCACCACAGTCTGCATTAGGTATATccgtcctcttcattttAGTAATTGCAGCAGCCAACTTACAGTGGTGGAGTGGGATTCTCCGCAGCCAGCGCAGCCACGGCCGTGATCTCGGAGGTGTTGGAGATGCTTGGCACGGCCTCGAGGCCGCTAAAGACCTCCGGGTGAAGCACGGGCTTGGTGTAGCTGGCCGAGCCCGTCACCGACCACGCCTTGGCGGCTGAGGAGAACAGCAGATCCGCCTGCAGGGACACGTAGGGGTCAAAGTTTGGCGAGGCGGCGATGTCGGTGAAGGCGTCAAACACGGCGCCGACCTGGGATACGTCGTACGAGATGGTGTTGACCGACATGTTGCCCTGCGCAAACGTCGCCAGCTCATAGCGCGTGACGACGCCAAAATTGTTTCCACCCCCCTTCAGAGCGCGATACAGGTCGGGGTGGCTGGTCGCGGAGACTGTGGCGAGGGTGCCGTTTGCGAGGACGACCTGTTTGGCAGGTTAGAGCGCACAGCAAGAACATAGAGGGAATGACAATTTGTAGATACCTCAAActcaacaacaccatcagATGCCCACCCAACACGCGGCGAGAAATGCGAGATGCCACCGCCCAGGAGCAGCCCGCCCACACCGACGCCGCCGTTCCTTCCACCGGCCGCAGCAAGATTGAAACCGCCCAGGTAGCCGTACACGTCGCTCCAgacggcaccagcaccgacGGCCACCGAGCTCTTGTCGTCGCTCAGCACCGTCGCGTTCAGAAACTTCATGTCGATGGTGACACCGCCTTGGATGTTGGCAGCGCCCCCCGGCCGGTGTGTGGCCGCCGCCCTTGACGGCGAACTGGCATCCGGGCAGTCGTGACTGTGACGAGGTGAGGATCGTCACAGCCTTGGAAACATCCTGTGAGGAACGTGGTCGGACAATACAGGCTGGCACAAGAGAGGACTCCTGGATCGAGAAGTAGTCAGTCGCGGCGAAGGGCGTGGTGGTGACGATGTCGCCGAGCGCAGAGGCGAGACGAGTGCACTGCGACCAGTTAGTGTTCGTGTTGTCAGGATGGTGAAGAGAGCATCTTACGCAAGTTTCGTATGAAGCTGCGGATacggcagcagccgccgccagcgcagTGGCCGTGGATGATTCTGCGAGTCTCATGGTGTTGGCGTTTTCTCTCTACTGGACTGGACCGGACTCGGGCAAGACTCGtagaaagaaacaaaagacgaATCAGCTGCCCTCTCACGCAGACCCCATGGTATATAAATGCCAGATCATCCTCGAGAATCCGTCACCGCCCTCAATCCTGCGGCCAGGACATGATTGTAGACCAGGGATATTCGGCCCGTGAAGTGTGTTTAGCCCCAAAACCATTC is part of the Trichoderma atroviride chromosome 1, complete sequence genome and encodes:
- a CDS encoding uncharacterized protein (SECRETED:SignalP(1-15)); protein product: MRFSILLAIIPLAAAAALEARFESNEDLEARGTEGQYQEAINECNAARAKCYMNSYENSEFATCIEEWQVCIDSSSEDSPYCCKYPDGNDLPGFDSHN
- a CDS encoding uncharacterized protein (EggNog:ENOG41), whose product is MKFLNATVLSDDKSSVAVGAGAVWSDVYGYLGGFNLAAAGGRNGGVGVGGLLLGGGISHFSPRVGWASDGVVEFEVVLANGTLATVSATSHPDLYRALKGGGNNFGVVTRYELATFAQGNMSVNTISYDVSQVGAVFDAFTDIAASPNFDPYVSLQADLLFSSAAKAWSVTGSASYTKPVLHPEVFSGLEAVPSISNTSEITAVAALAAENPTPPLNWLFATITFGTSSEAMLGIFNALNQSIHDFNPAGGITWSFAFEPLPSVMLSHSAATGGNVLGLEPKDGNGVILLISALWPNSSSNDVIYRKGRDAFTAVKTVAEQKGVLRKFEYLNYAGPHQSPLASYGVDNLNFLRQVSRKYDPTGVFQSKVPGGFKLW